A genomic segment from Phragmites australis chromosome 6, lpPhrAust1.1, whole genome shotgun sequence encodes:
- the LOC133921486 gene encoding ABC transporter B family member 2-like, with translation MSSSVHGAGQESGGGGEGGKKKKAEEVAKVPFLKLFSFADRWDCVLMAVGSLGACAHGASVPVFFIFFGKLINIIGLAYLFPTTVSGRVAKYSLDFVYLGIVILFSSWTEVACWMHTGERQAAKMRLAYLRAMLDQDIAIFDTEASTGEVINAITSDILIVQDAISEKVGNFMHYISRFLAGFAIGFSRVWQISLVTLAIVPLIAIAGGIYAYVSIGLMARVRKSYVKAGEIAEEVISNVRTVQAFVGEEKAVRTYREALLRTYKYGKRGGLAKGLGLGSMHSVLFLSWALLIWFTSIVVHRQISNGGESFTTMLNVVIAGLSLGQAAPNISTFLRARTAAYPIFQMIERSTVNKASSKTGRTLPIVDGHIQFRNVHFSYPSRPDVVILDRFSLDFPAGKMVALVGGSGSGKSTVVSLIERFYEPLYGAILLDGHDIKELDVKWLRRQIGLVNQEPALFATSIRENILYGKGDATMEEINHAAKLSEAITFINHLPDRYETQVGERGIQLSGGQKQRIAISRAILKNPSILLLDEATSALDAESEKSVQEALDRVMVGRTTVVIAHRLSTVRNADTIAVVDGGRIVETGTHEQLMANPCSAYASLIQLQEAAQHQHKPSFSDSTSITRPLSFKYSRELSGRTSMGASFRSDKDSISWYGAGEAHDDGHKGKPVSMKKLYSMVRPDWFFGVSGTISAFVAGSQMPLFALGVTQALVSYYMGWETTKREVRKIAVLFCCGAVLTVVFHVIEHLSFGIMGERLTLRVRERMFAAILRNEIGWFDDTSNTSAMLSSRLEADATLVRTIVVDRSTILLQNVGMIVTSLIIAFILNWRITLVVLATYPLMVSGHISEKMFMKGYGGNLGKSYLKANMLAAEAVSNIRTVAAFCSEEKVIKLYADELKEPSKRSFRRGQGAGLFYGVSQFFLFSSYALALWYGSELMSKELASFKSVMKSFMVLIVTALAMGETLAMAPDIIKGNQMVSSVFEILYRKTDVRIETGDDIKRVEGFIELRGVEFRYPSRSEVTVFKGLNLLMKAGKSMALVGMSGSGKSTVLSLILRFYDPIAGKVLIDGKDIKKLKLKSLRKHIGLVQQEPALFATTIYDNILYGKDGATEAEVIEAAKLANAHSFISSLPEGYQTKVGERGVQLSGGQKQRIAIARAIVKDPAILLLDEATSALDVESERVVQQALDRVMKNRTTVMVAHRLSTIKNADVISVLQDGKIIEQGAHQQLIENKNGAYHKLINLQQQQQQMQQNS, from the exons ATGAGCTCGTCGGTGCATGGCGCTGGCCAggagagcggcggcggaggggagggcggcaagaagaagaaggcggaggaggtggcgaagGTGCCGTTCCTGAAGCTGTTCTCGTTCGCGGACCGGTGGGACTGCGTGCTCATGGCGGTGGGCTCGCTGGGCGCGTGCGCGCACGGCGCCTCCGTGCCcgtcttcttcatcttcttcggcAAGCTCATCAATATCATCGGCCTCGCCTACCTCTTCCCCACCACCGTCTCCGGCCGCGTCGCCAAG TACTCGCTGGACTTCGTGTACCTCGGCATCGTCATACTCTTCTCGTCGTGGACCG AGGTGGCGTGCTGGATGCACACGGGCGAGCGGCAGGCGGCGAAGATGCGGCTGGCGTACCTGCGCGCGATGCTGGACCAGGACATCGCCATCTTCGACACGGAGGCGTCCACCGGCGAGGTCATCAACGCCATCACCAGCGACATCCTCATCGTACAGGACGCCATCTCCGAGAAG GTGGGCAACTTCATGCACTACATCAGCCGGTTCCTGGCCGGCTTCGCCATCGGCTTCTCGCGCGTGTGGCAGATCAGCCTGGTCACCCTCGCCATCGTCCCGCTCATCGCCATCGCCGGCGGCATCTACGCCTACGTCAGCATCGGCCTCATGGCCCGCGTCCGCAAGTCCTACGTCAAGGCCGGGGAGATCGCCGAGGAG GTGATCAGCAACGTGCGGACGGTGCAGGCGTTCGTCGGCGAGGAGAAGGCGGTGAGGACGTACCGGGAGGCGCTGTTGAGGACGTACAAGTACGGCAAGAGGGGCGGCCTCGCCAAGGGCCTCGGCCTCGGCTCCATGCACTCGGTGCTCTTCCTCTCCTGGGCGCTGCTCATCTGGTTCACCAGCATCGTCGTCCACAGGCAGATCTCCAACGGCGGCGAGTCCTTCACCACCATGCTCAACGTCGTCATCGCCGGCCT GTCGCTGGGCCAGGCGGCGCCGAACATATCGACGTTCCTCCGGGCGAGGACGGCGGCGTACCCCATCTTCCAGATGATCGAGAGGAGCACCGTGAACAAGGCGAGCTCCAAGACCGGCCGCACCCTGCCGATTGTCGACGGGCACATCCAGTTCCGCAACGTGCACTTCAGCTACCCGTCCCGGCCCGACGTCGTTATCCTCGACAGGTTCAGCCTGGACTTCCCGGCCGGCAAGATGGTCGCTCTTGTCGGCGGGAGCGGGTCCGGCAAGAGCACCGTGGTCTCGCTCATCGAGCGCTTCTACGAGCCGCTGTACGGCGCGATCCTGCTTGACGGGCACGACATTAAGGAGCTCGACGTCAAGTGGCTGCGCCGGCAGATTGGGCTGGTCAACCAGGAGCCGGCCCTCTTCGCGACAAGCATCCGGGAGAACATACTCTACGGCAAGGGCGACGCGACCATGGAGGAGATCAACCACGCGGCGAAGCTGTCCGAGGCCATCACCTTCATCAACCACCTCCCTGACCGGTACGAGACGCAGGTTGGCGAGCGCGGGATACAGCTCTCCGGCGGCCAGAAGCAGCGCATCGCAATCTCGAGGGCGATACTGAAGAACCCGTCAATACTGCTCCTCGATGAGGCAACGAGCGCGCTGGACGCCGAGTCCGAGAAGAGCGTGCAGGAGGCTCTGGACCGCGTCATGGTCGGCCGAACCACCGTGGTGATAGCGCACCGCCTATCGACCGTCAGGAACGCAGACACTATCGCCGTCGTGGACGGCGGCAGGATCGTTGAGACCGGTACGCACGAGCAGCTCATGGCGAACCCGTGCAGTGCGTACGCCTCGCTGATCCAGCTGCAGGAAGCCGCCCAGCATCAGCACAAGCCGTCTTTCTCGGACAGCACAAGCATCACCAGGCCACTAAG TTTCAAGTATTCCAGGGAGTTGTCCGGGAGGACGAGCATGGGTGCCAGCTTCCGCTCTGACAAGGACTCGATCAGCTGGTACGGCGCCGGCGAGGCGCACGACGATGGGCACAAGGGGAAGCCCGTCTCCATGAAGAAGCTCTACTCCATGGTTCGGCCGGACTGGTTCTTCGGCGTGTCAGGCACCATCAGCGCCTTCGTGGCAGGCTCCCAGATGCCGCTCTTCGCGCTCGGCGTCACGCAGGCGCTGGTGTCCTACTACATGGGGTGGGAGACCACCAAGCGCGAGGTGCGCAAGATCGCCGTGCTCTTCTGCTGCGGCGCCGTGCTGACCGTGGTGTTCCACGTGATCGAGCACCTCAGTTTCGGCATCATGGGCGAGCGGCTCACGCTGCGGGTCCGGGAGAGGATGTTCGCGGCGATCCTGCGGAACGAGATCGGGTGGTTCGATGACACCAGCAACACGAGCGCCATGCTGTCGTCGCGGCTCGAGGCGGACGCCACGCTCGTGCGCACCATCGTCGTCGACCGCTCCACCATCCTGCTGCAGAACGTCGGCATGATCGTGACGTCGCTCATCATTGCCTTCATACTCAACTGGCGGATCACGCTGGTCGTGCTCGCCACCTATCCCCTCATGGTCAGCGGCCACATCAGTGAG AAAATGTTCATGAAAGGCTACGGCGGCAACCTCGGCAAGTCATATCTGAAGGCCAACATGCTCGCCGCGGAGGCAGTGAGCAACATCCGGACGGTGGCCGCCTTCTGCTCGGAGGAAAAGGTGATAAAGCTCTACGCGGACGAGCTGAAGGAGCCCTCGAAGAGGTCCTTCCGGCGAGGCCAGGGCGCCGGCCTCTTCTACGGAGTCTCCcagttcttcctcttctcttcttaTGCACTGGCGTTATG GTATGGTTCGGAGTTGATGAGCAAGGAGCTAGCCAGCTTCAAGTCCGTGatgaagtccttcatggtgctCATAGTGACAGCGCTGGCCATGGGCGAGACACTGGCGATGGCGCCGGACATCATCAAAGGGAACCAGATGGTGTCCTCGGTGTTCGAGATCCTGTACAGGAAGACCGACGTCCGGATCGAAACTGGCGACGACATCAAGAGAGTCGAGGGCTTCATCGAGCTGCGGGGCGTCGAGTTCCGGTACCCATCGAGGTCCGAGGTGACCGTCTTCAAGGGCCTTAACCTCCTGATGAAGGCCGGCAAGAGCATGGCGCTCGTCGGGATGAGCGGCTCCGGCAAGAGCACCGTGCTGTCGCTCATCCTCCGGTTCTACGACCCTATCGCCGGAAAAGTCTTGATCGACG GGAAGGACATTAAGAAGCTTAAGCTGAAGTCACTGAGGAAGCACATCGGCCTCGTCCAGCAAGAGCCGGCACTGTTCGCGACGACGATATACGACAACATTCTGTACGGCAAGGACGGCGCGACGGAAGCCGAGGTTATTGAGGCGGCAAAGCTGGCGAACGCGCACTCGTTCATCAGCTCGCTGCCCGAGGGTTACCAGACCAAGGTCGGCGAGCGCGGCGTGCAGCTGTCCGGCGGGCAGAAGCAGCGCATCGCAATCGCGCGCGCCATCGTGAAGGACCCGGCCATCCTACTCCTGGACGAAGCCACGAGCGCGCTGGACGTGGAGTCGGAGCGCGTCGTGCAGCAGGCGCTGGACAGGGTGATGAAGAACCGGACCACCGTCATGGTCGCGCACCGGCTGTCGACGATCAAGAACGCCGACGTCATCTCGGTGCTGCAGGACGGCAAGATCATCGAGCAGGGGGCGCACCAGCAACTCATCGAGAACAAGAACGGCGCCTACCACAAGCTCATCaacttgcagcagcagcagcagcagatgcagCAGAACTCATGA